In Bacillus toyonensis BCT-7112, a single window of DNA contains:
- the pstC gene encoding phosphate ABC transporter permease subunit PstC encodes MAHNDKSQITFSVQHLIERNTKQRKKMQRINQIVPLLLKIIASVSIVTTIGIIFTLANETMMFFQKISLYSFLTEKEWLPFFEDPKFGILPLICGTVLVTAIAMFVAIPIGLACAVFLSEYASNGARKILKPMLELLAGIPTIVYGFFALTVVTPLLQRMIPNLQFFNAISPGIVIGFMMIPTVASLSEDSMRAVAKGTKEASLALGATRFEMVKQVVFPAAFTGIMAAIILAASRAIGETMIVVIAAGSTPNVSLDPTHSIQTLTAYIVQVSLGDAPHGTIAYYSMYAVGATLFLFTFIMNIISQYIVRRFRRVT; translated from the coding sequence TTGGCTCATAATGACAAAAGTCAAATTACATTTTCTGTACAACATTTGATTGAAAGAAATACAAAACAAAGAAAAAAAATGCAACGAATCAATCAAATAGTTCCATTATTATTAAAAATAATTGCTAGTGTGTCTATTGTGACGACAATTGGAATTATTTTTACGTTGGCAAATGAAACAATGATGTTTTTTCAAAAAATATCATTATACTCCTTTTTGACGGAGAAAGAATGGTTACCGTTTTTTGAAGATCCTAAATTCGGTATATTACCACTTATATGTGGAACAGTCCTTGTAACAGCAATCGCCATGTTTGTAGCAATTCCTATCGGTTTAGCGTGTGCTGTATTTTTGAGCGAATACGCTTCAAACGGTGCGCGAAAAATATTAAAGCCGATGTTAGAACTATTAGCAGGTATCCCGACAATTGTATATGGTTTTTTTGCATTAACAGTTGTCACGCCACTTTTACAACGAATGATACCGAATTTACAGTTTTTTAATGCAATTAGTCCAGGAATCGTGATTGGATTTATGATGATACCTACAGTTGCATCTTTATCTGAAGACTCGATGAGAGCTGTGGCGAAAGGAACGAAAGAAGCCTCGTTAGCGCTCGGTGCGACTCGGTTTGAGATGGTAAAACAAGTAGTGTTTCCCGCAGCTTTTACAGGAATTATGGCAGCGATTATATTAGCGGCTTCTAGGGCAATCGGTGAAACAATGATAGTTGTAATTGCAGCGGGATCCACACCGAATGTATCGCTGGATCCGACGCACTCTATTCAAACGTTAACAGCCTATATTGTGCAAGTGAGTTTAGGCGATGCTCCGCATGGAACGATTGCTTATTACAGTATGTATGCCGTAGGCGCAACGTTATTCTTGTTTACTTTTATAATGAACATCATTTCGCAGTATATTGTGCGCCGTTTTAGGAGGGTGACATAA
- a CDS encoding YqgQ family protein: MVSIYDIQQLLKKFGTIIYTGDRIADLQLMQDELRELNQSQLIDPQDYQTALFLLKQEIQKELNKN; this comes from the coding sequence ATGGTATCTATTTATGATATTCAGCAATTGCTAAAGAAATTTGGTACGATTATTTATACGGGTGATCGAATTGCAGATTTGCAATTAATGCAAGATGAGCTACGTGAATTAAATCAGTCACAGCTAATCGATCCACAAGACTATCAAACAGCTTTATTTTTATTGAAGCAAGAAATTCAAAAAGAGCTAAATAAGAATTAG
- a CDS encoding 5-formyltetrahydrofolate cyclo-ligase, with translation MKEEKIRLRKQIIEHMNSLSEEQYATLSEQIAVSLYAQKEWVEAETIGITLSMENEVNTYPIIEKAWEEGKKVVVPKCNKGTRTMSFRQISNFDQLETVYMHLREPIPSLTEEVNADEINLQIVPGVAYTERGERIGYGGGYYDRYLVHYKGKTLSLAYDFQMVKQIPVEPFDKNVEKIITEKGTMVINGLV, from the coding sequence GTGAAAGAAGAGAAAATACGTTTACGTAAACAAATAATAGAACACATGAATTCTTTATCGGAAGAACAGTATGCAACTTTATCAGAGCAAATCGCAGTTTCGTTGTATGCGCAAAAAGAGTGGGTTGAAGCTGAAACAATTGGAATCACTCTTTCAATGGAAAATGAAGTGAATACATATCCTATTATAGAAAAAGCTTGGGAAGAAGGAAAGAAAGTTGTAGTTCCGAAGTGTAATAAAGGAACAAGAACAATGTCCTTCCGGCAAATTAGTAATTTTGATCAATTAGAAACAGTGTATATGCATTTGCGTGAACCGATTCCATCGCTTACTGAAGAAGTGAATGCGGATGAAATTAACCTTCAAATCGTACCAGGTGTAGCTTATACAGAGCGAGGAGAACGGATTGGATACGGCGGGGGCTATTATGATCGTTATCTCGTGCATTATAAAGGGAAAACGCTATCATTAGCTTATGATTTTCAAATGGTAAAACAAATTCCAGTGGAACCATTTGATAAAAATGTAGAAAAAATTATTACAGAAAAAGGAACAATGGTTATAAATGGGCTTGTATAG
- the pstA gene encoding phosphate ABC transporter permease PstA encodes MRMLNHKKIQENMASRFFKDRIYKLLFYIAILFSIVILLILLFQIFEKGLSYLSIDFFTNFASRNPKEAGIAAALSGTILFMSIVIPVSFIFGVGTALYLEQYAKESIFKKVIEINNQTLAGVPSVVFGLLGLTIFVYALHLGESIVAAALTMSLLVLPTVVVASQEAIRSVPSSLLEASYGLGATKWQTMYQIVLPVAFPGIITGCTLAVSRAIGEAAPLLVIGALAFANYVPFSMFDRFTVLPIQIFNWMSRPQEEFQYVAAAGMIVLLGLLLFINIFVLWLRNRK; translated from the coding sequence ATGCGAATGTTGAATCATAAAAAAATACAAGAAAATATGGCATCACGTTTTTTTAAAGATCGAATTTACAAATTGTTATTTTATATAGCAATTTTGTTTTCAATCGTAATTTTGCTTATTTTGCTTTTTCAAATTTTTGAAAAAGGGTTAAGCTATCTTTCAATAGATTTCTTTACAAACTTCGCTTCACGTAATCCGAAAGAAGCCGGGATTGCTGCAGCTTTGTCGGGGACAATATTATTTATGAGTATTGTTATACCGGTCTCGTTTATATTTGGAGTCGGGACTGCCCTTTATTTAGAGCAATATGCGAAGGAATCTATATTTAAAAAGGTAATAGAAATTAATAATCAAACGTTAGCAGGAGTACCTTCCGTTGTATTTGGATTACTTGGCTTAACTATTTTTGTATATGCTCTTCATTTAGGCGAGAGTATTGTTGCAGCGGCGCTGACGATGAGTTTGCTCGTCTTACCGACAGTTGTTGTAGCTAGTCAAGAAGCGATACGATCTGTACCAAGTTCATTATTAGAGGCTTCTTACGGATTAGGTGCTACGAAGTGGCAAACGATGTATCAAATTGTATTGCCGGTAGCTTTCCCAGGAATTATAACGGGTTGTACGTTAGCGGTATCAAGAGCAATTGGAGAAGCGGCACCGTTGTTAGTAATCGGAGCATTAGCGTTTGCAAATTATGTTCCATTTAGTATGTTTGATAGATTTACAGTTTTACCAATTCAAATTTTTAATTGGATGAGTAGACCACAAGAAGAATTTCAGTATGTAGCAGCAGCTGGGATGATTGTTTTGCTAGGTCTGTTACTCTTTATCAATATATTTGTCTTATGGTTACGGAATCGAAAATAA
- the phoU gene encoding phosphate signaling complex protein PhoU — protein sequence MVREQFQCDLKTLQQKVIELGELAKEALLIAMEGLHTRDVEKALEVIDGDYRMDNLEEEINDLALMLITKQQPVASDLRRIFISIKTATDLERIADHAVNIAKSTIRLGEKEVTVSLQNLDEMFAIAHKMLNLALEAYEQENLTFAKQIAEMDDSVDEIYGKAIREFISSIPEQPEAITQITQLSFVARYIERVADHVTNIAENVFYLVKGKHYLLNE from the coding sequence ATGGTAAGAGAACAGTTTCAGTGTGATTTAAAAACGTTACAGCAAAAGGTAATTGAGCTTGGTGAATTAGCAAAGGAAGCTTTATTAATTGCTATGGAAGGTCTGCATACAAGAGATGTAGAGAAAGCGTTAGAGGTCATTGATGGTGATTACCGCATGGATAATTTAGAAGAGGAAATAAACGATCTTGCTCTTATGCTTATTACGAAGCAACAGCCTGTAGCAAGTGATTTAAGAAGAATTTTTATTTCAATTAAAACAGCGACAGATTTAGAGCGTATTGCAGACCATGCTGTTAATATTGCGAAATCCACAATTCGTCTTGGAGAAAAAGAAGTAACAGTTAGTTTGCAAAATCTTGATGAAATGTTTGCGATTGCTCATAAGATGCTAAATTTAGCATTGGAAGCATACGAACAAGAAAATTTAACTTTTGCTAAACAAATTGCTGAGATGGATGATTCAGTTGATGAAATATATGGGAAGGCAATTCGTGAATTTATATCCTCGATCCCTGAACAACCAGAGGCTATTACACAAATTACACAATTATCCTTTGTTGCAAGATATATTGAGCGTGTAGCAGATCATGTTACAAATATTGCTGAGAATGTATTTTATTTAGTAAAAGGAAAGCATTATTTATTGAATGAATAG
- the glcK gene encoding glucokinase, whose protein sequence is MEEKWLVGVDLGGTTIKLAFINVYGEILHKWEIPTNTNEQGKHITLDVAKAIDKKLEELGELKSKLIGIGMGAPGPVHVASGMIYEAVNLGWKNYPLKDLLEVETGLPVVIDNDANLAALGEMWKGAGEGAKDLICMTLGTGVGGGVIANGEIVHGVSGAAGEIGHITVVTENAFPCNCGKSGCLETVASATGIVRVAMQKIQETDKESMLRSMLAEEGRITSKDVFEAHGQGDELANEVVEKVASYLGLAVANLSSTLNPEKIVIGGGVSKAGDALLEPIQSYFEQYAFSRAVKSTKLAIATLGNDAGVIGGAWLVKKHKYEAKMI, encoded by the coding sequence ATGGAAGAGAAATGGTTAGTTGGTGTTGACCTTGGTGGTACAACGATTAAATTAGCATTTATTAATGTATACGGTGAAATTTTACATAAGTGGGAAATCCCTACGAATACAAATGAGCAAGGAAAACATATTACACTTGACGTAGCGAAGGCAATTGATAAAAAATTAGAAGAGTTAGGCGAATTAAAAAGCAAGTTAATTGGTATTGGTATGGGAGCTCCTGGTCCTGTGCATGTGGCATCTGGAATGATTTATGAAGCGGTTAATTTAGGGTGGAAAAACTATCCATTAAAAGATTTACTAGAAGTAGAAACAGGGTTACCTGTTGTAATTGATAACGATGCAAACTTAGCAGCGCTTGGCGAAATGTGGAAAGGTGCTGGCGAAGGAGCAAAAGATTTAATTTGTATGACGCTTGGCACTGGTGTCGGTGGTGGTGTAATCGCCAATGGTGAGATTGTACACGGTGTAAGTGGTGCTGCTGGTGAGATTGGACATATTACAGTCGTTACAGAAAATGCTTTCCCATGTAATTGCGGAAAATCTGGTTGTTTAGAAACAGTAGCTTCTGCAACGGGTATTGTGCGTGTTGCTATGCAGAAAATACAAGAGACTGATAAAGAAAGCATGTTACGTTCTATGTTAGCAGAAGAAGGACGTATTACATCAAAAGATGTTTTTGAAGCGCACGGACAAGGTGATGAACTAGCAAATGAAGTAGTAGAAAAAGTAGCTTCTTATTTAGGATTAGCTGTAGCGAATCTTTCTAGTACGTTGAACCCAGAGAAAATTGTTATTGGTGGAGGCGTTTCTAAAGCTGGAGATGCACTATTAGAACCAATTCAAAGTTATTTCGAGCAATATGCTTTCTCACGTGCTGTAAAGAGTACGAAGTTAGCCATTGCAACACTTGGTAATGATGCAGGTGTTATTGGAGGAGCTTGGCTTGTAAAAAAGCACAAATACGAAGCGAAGATGATATAA
- a CDS encoding MBL fold metallo-hydrolase, translating to MKWTQMPLGPLQTNAYILTNDQNECIIFDPGHEGEKLVTYLQEEQLKPLAVLLTHAHFDHIGAVDAVRDAFHIPVYVHKEEADWLGDGTVNGSQIFMMNRSITAKPADHIIDAEGTLTVGSFNFEIFETPGHSPGSISYYSKEANAVFSGDVLFQMSIGRTDLPGGSFAELIGSIEEKLFVLPDETAVLCGHGPETSIGFEKENNPFLQ from the coding sequence ATGAAATGGACACAAATGCCGTTAGGACCATTACAAACAAATGCTTATATTTTAACGAATGATCAAAATGAGTGTATTATCTTTGACCCTGGTCATGAAGGAGAGAAGCTCGTTACATATTTACAAGAAGAACAATTAAAACCACTGGCGGTTTTATTAACGCATGCCCACTTTGATCATATTGGTGCTGTTGATGCGGTAAGAGACGCTTTCCATATTCCTGTATACGTACATAAAGAAGAAGCAGATTGGTTAGGAGATGGAACTGTAAATGGCTCTCAAATTTTTATGATGAACCGTAGTATTACAGCTAAGCCAGCGGATCATATTATTGATGCAGAAGGTACATTAACAGTCGGTTCATTTAATTTTGAAATTTTTGAGACGCCAGGACACTCTCCAGGAAGTATTTCTTATTATAGTAAAGAGGCGAATGCAGTGTTCTCAGGAGATGTATTATTCCAAATGAGTATTGGAAGAACTGATTTACCTGGTGGAAGTTTTGCTGAATTAATTGGAAGTATTGAAGAGAAATTATTCGTATTGCCAGATGAAACAGCGGTGCTATGTGGACATGGTCCAGAAACAAGCATCGGTTTTGAAAAAGAAAATAATCCATTTTTACAATAA
- the pstB gene encoding phosphate ABC transporter ATP-binding protein → MVATVVNVQVKNEEKIQTAPKKVVFDTKNLNLWYGEDHALKDINLSIHENEVTAIIGPSGCGKSTYLKTLNRMVELVPIVRTTGVIEYRERNIFDKSYPVEELRTHVGMVFQKPNPFPKSIYENVAYGPKIHGVRDKKTLDEIVEKSLRGAAIWDELKDRLHDNAYGLSGGQQQRLCIARCLAIEPDVILMDEPTSALDPISTLKVEELIQELKKDFSIVIVTHNMQQAARISDKTAFFLSGEVVEYTDTNKLFTTPSDKRTEDYITGRFG, encoded by the coding sequence ATGGTAGCAACAGTAGTAAATGTACAGGTGAAAAACGAAGAGAAAATCCAGACTGCTCCAAAAAAAGTAGTATTTGATACGAAAAACCTAAATTTATGGTATGGAGAAGACCATGCTTTAAAGGATATTAACTTAAGTATTCATGAGAATGAAGTTACAGCAATTATTGGACCAAGTGGTTGCGGTAAATCAACGTACTTAAAAACATTAAATCGTATGGTAGAGTTAGTACCGATCGTTCGAACTACAGGCGTGATTGAATATAGAGAACGTAATATATTTGATAAATCGTATCCAGTTGAAGAATTACGCACACATGTAGGAATGGTGTTCCAAAAGCCAAATCCATTTCCAAAATCTATTTATGAAAATGTAGCATATGGACCGAAAATCCACGGTGTTCGTGATAAAAAAACGTTGGACGAAATTGTTGAAAAAAGTTTACGCGGGGCAGCAATTTGGGATGAATTAAAAGATCGTTTGCATGATAACGCATACGGTTTATCTGGTGGACAGCAACAACGCTTATGTATTGCACGTTGCTTAGCGATTGAACCAGACGTTATTTTAATGGATGAACCAACATCGGCGTTAGATCCAATTTCGACGTTAAAAGTAGAAGAATTAATTCAAGAGTTAAAGAAAGACTTTAGTATTGTAATTGTAACGCATAACATGCAACAAGCAGCGCGTATTTCAGATAAAACAGCTTTCTTCTTAAGTGGGGAAGTTGTGGAGTATACAGATACAAATAAATTATTCACAACCCCTTCAGATAAGCGTACAGAAGACTATATCACAGGACGATTCGGTTGA
- the rpmG gene encoding 50S ribosomal protein L33 — translation MRVNITLACTECGDRNYISKKNKRNNAERIELKKYCKRDKKSTLHRETK, via the coding sequence ATGCGTGTGAATATTACTCTAGCATGTACAGAATGCGGAGATCGTAACTATATCTCAAAGAAAAATAAACGTAACAACGCTGAGCGTATCGAGCTTAAAAAGTATTGCAAGCGTGACAAGAAGTCTACGTTACACCGTGAAACAAAGTAA
- a CDS encoding DUF2759 domain-containing protein yields the protein MGLVIIFTLVTLLAVFATLRTLREKNFFAGGFAIATVLVFGWFTIMTVLYNGYPPAA from the coding sequence ATGGGCCTTGTTATTATTTTTACGCTTGTCACTCTATTAGCTGTTTTTGCTACGCTTAGAACACTTCGCGAAAAGAACTTTTTCGCAGGCGGCTTTGCAATTGCGACTGTACTCGTTTTCGGATGGTTTACGATCATGACTGTTCTATATAACGGGTATCCGCCAGCAGCTTAA
- a CDS encoding PstS family phosphate ABC transporter substrate-binding protein has translation MKWMSASIKVFILSTWFLCFGISTAFAVNEMGEVRVDGSSTVFPIIEAVAEEYTKEHPNVKISISVSGTGGGFNRFSKGEVDINNASRVMKQVEENEMKNNSIQFTPFEVAYDGLTIVVNRHNTWVDNMTVDELRLLWSEDGREKRWSQVHSTWPRAQVKFYAPGVDSGTYDYFQNVILQNRRIVKKVSLSEDDQVIMQGVMHDKNAIAFVGYAYYMANRDRVKAIKVNGVFPTKETIQSGDYKPLSRSLFTYVNDASIRQKINVANYVEFMIKHVGNLAEEVGYVKLRKEKYNEQLRMLTEIKR, from the coding sequence GTGAAATGGATGAGTGCATCGATTAAAGTTTTTATATTATCGACATGGTTCCTTTGTTTTGGCATATCTACTGCATTTGCTGTGAACGAAATGGGAGAAGTGAGAGTTGATGGATCCTCAACGGTTTTTCCTATTATAGAAGCAGTAGCGGAGGAATATACAAAGGAGCATCCAAACGTGAAAATTTCTATTAGTGTTTCTGGAACTGGAGGAGGATTTAATCGTTTCAGTAAAGGAGAAGTGGATATAAATAATGCTTCGAGAGTAATGAAACAAGTGGAAGAAAATGAAATGAAGAATAACTCCATTCAGTTTACACCCTTTGAGGTTGCTTATGATGGTCTTACGATTGTTGTAAATCGTCACAATACTTGGGTAGACAATATGACAGTAGACGAGTTACGTCTCTTATGGAGTGAAGATGGAAGAGAGAAGCGATGGTCGCAAGTTCATTCAACATGGCCACGTGCACAAGTGAAGTTTTATGCACCAGGTGTAGACTCTGGTACTTATGATTATTTTCAAAATGTCATCTTACAAAATCGTCGCATTGTAAAAAAAGTCTCTTTGTCTGAAGATGATCAAGTTATTATGCAAGGAGTAATGCATGATAAAAATGCCATTGCTTTTGTAGGATATGCTTATTATATGGCCAATCGAGATAGGGTGAAAGCGATAAAAGTGAACGGTGTATTTCCGACGAAAGAGACTATTCAATCAGGTGATTATAAGCCGTTATCTAGATCGTTATTTACTTATGTGAATGATGCATCTATCCGACAAAAAATAAATGTAGCAAATTATGTTGAGTTTATGATCAAACATGTTGGTAACCTCGCTGAAGAGGTTGGATATGTAAAATTACGAAAAGAAAAATATAATGAACAGCTGCGAATGTTAACAGAAATCAAAAGGTAA
- a CDS encoding sugar phosphate nucleotidyltransferase codes for MKGVILAGGKGRRLRPLTCNTPKPMLPLLEKPVLEYNIELLRQHGIREIAITVQYMSAAIKQYFGDGSKWGVNLYYFEDSPPLGTAGSIKQAENFLDETFVVISGDALTDFRLSEGIAFHEQKKRMVTMFVKEVENPLSFGLVVMNKEQEVTRYIEKPSWNEVISNIVNTGIYIMEPEIFSYIPPREFFDFSQDVFPLLANKNALFAYLSEGYWLDIGTFDQYRQAQFDLLTKKLQVPIPYTEVLPMVWMGEGVTIGKGTKIYGPSFIGEGAKIGEGAVIEPYSIIGKNSIVSSYSHLQKSIVFANAHIGEYCELLETTIGEHTMVEDDVTLFQKSIVADHCHIGKSTVIKQKGKLWPYKAIDSHSIVGSAGVQESEKSAGWLQKSRIVGRGNVEITPQFIVKVAMAYGSLFGKGESILIGSQEHIETTSYKNLFLHAIHGIGIHTMECKEMNESLFQYSIHNLQCAGGVFVQVENEKEVVIKLYGKNGMLLTYKQQKAIEQVYMSESFYYVCEKEMGQNTPVHVSLNDYIEAVLECIDIEQIQKQKFHLLINKRNDMLQHLLMLFLQRLGCTVTWIYAGEQKDHVKALMKSSKANMALMFSEQGNYFELYDNHSNIYQGTDFEEIDLPDLLLESKGNIYPMSLKLGECYLLFYIHDEKKAFQVKWKRDILYRIGKLFELTALQEKAFLSIVEQSPPLYLLYDEVVCSWNEKGKVMRKLLADMERKEEGIFEGVQFKYTEKEWSYIVSDTKQPKFLVYSHARNPVIARENMKNLIEKIRQYQKV; via the coding sequence ATGAAGGGGGTTATTTTAGCTGGAGGAAAAGGAAGACGCCTTAGACCATTAACATGTAATACTCCAAAGCCGATGTTGCCATTATTAGAAAAACCAGTTTTGGAATACAATATTGAATTGTTACGTCAGCATGGTATTCGTGAAATTGCAATTACAGTTCAATATATGAGTGCGGCCATTAAGCAATATTTTGGCGATGGTAGTAAATGGGGAGTTAACTTGTACTATTTTGAAGACTCCCCTCCACTTGGAACGGCAGGAAGTATTAAACAAGCGGAAAACTTTTTAGATGAAACATTTGTTGTTATAAGTGGAGATGCATTAACTGATTTTCGATTATCAGAAGGAATTGCGTTTCATGAACAAAAGAAAAGAATGGTAACTATGTTTGTAAAGGAAGTAGAAAACCCACTCTCATTCGGTTTGGTTGTAATGAACAAAGAGCAAGAGGTTACACGATATATAGAAAAACCAAGCTGGAATGAGGTAATCTCCAATATTGTGAATACAGGGATTTATATTATGGAGCCAGAAATCTTTTCTTACATACCACCCCGAGAATTTTTTGATTTCAGTCAAGATGTGTTTCCATTATTAGCAAATAAGAACGCGTTATTTGCATATTTGTCAGAAGGTTATTGGTTAGATATCGGTACATTTGATCAATATCGACAAGCACAATTTGATTTGTTAACGAAAAAATTGCAAGTACCTATTCCTTATACGGAAGTGTTACCGATGGTATGGATGGGAGAAGGTGTGACGATTGGAAAAGGGACGAAAATTTATGGCCCATCTTTTATTGGAGAAGGAGCAAAGATTGGTGAGGGGGCTGTAATTGAGCCGTACTCTATTATCGGGAAAAATAGTATTGTTTCAAGTTACTCTCATCTTCAAAAAAGTATTGTTTTTGCAAATGCTCACATTGGGGAGTATTGTGAGCTATTAGAAACGACAATAGGAGAGCATACAATGGTTGAAGATGACGTTACGTTGTTTCAAAAAAGTATTGTAGCGGATCATTGTCATATAGGGAAGAGTACGGTCATTAAGCAAAAAGGAAAATTATGGCCTTATAAGGCCATTGATAGTCATTCGATAGTAGGATCGGCTGGTGTTCAAGAAAGTGAAAAAAGCGCTGGCTGGTTACAAAAAAGCCGTATTGTAGGGAGAGGGAATGTTGAGATTACTCCGCAATTTATTGTAAAAGTGGCGATGGCGTATGGATCTCTTTTCGGAAAAGGGGAAAGCATACTAATTGGGAGTCAAGAACATATAGAAACAACTTCTTATAAAAATTTATTTTTACATGCTATTCATGGTATCGGGATTCATACGATGGAATGTAAAGAGATGAACGAGTCACTTTTTCAGTATAGCATTCATAATTTGCAATGTGCAGGTGGGGTTTTCGTTCAAGTGGAAAATGAAAAAGAAGTTGTTATAAAGCTGTATGGTAAGAATGGAATGCTGTTAACGTATAAGCAGCAAAAAGCAATAGAACAAGTATATATGTCCGAGTCGTTTTATTACGTATGTGAGAAAGAAATGGGACAAAATACGCCAGTCCACGTTTCTTTAAATGACTATATAGAAGCTGTATTAGAATGCATTGATATTGAACAAATACAAAAACAAAAGTTTCATCTTCTTATTAATAAGAGAAATGATATGTTACAACATTTACTTATGCTCTTTCTTCAAAGGCTTGGGTGCACAGTTACATGGATTTATGCGGGCGAACAAAAAGATCATGTGAAAGCTTTGATGAAATCAAGTAAAGCGAATATGGCGCTTATGTTTTCTGAGCAAGGAAATTATTTCGAGTTATATGATAATCATAGTAATATTTACCAAGGTACAGATTTTGAAGAAATAGATCTTCCTGACTTATTACTGGAATCAAAAGGGAATATTTACCCAATGTCTTTGAAATTAGGAGAATGTTACCTTCTATTTTATATACATGATGAAAAAAAGGCGTTTCAAGTAAAGTGGAAACGAGATATTTTATATCGAATTGGAAAGTTATTCGAGTTAACAGCACTGCAAGAAAAGGCGTTTCTTAGCATAGTAGAGCAATCACCGCCGCTTTATTTACTTTATGATGAAGTTGTGTGTTCATGGAACGAAAAAGGGAAAGTGATGAGGAAATTATTGGCCGATATGGAAAGAAAGGAAGAAGGTATATTTGAAGGAGTGCAGTTCAAATATACCGAAAAAGAATGGTCTTATATCGTTTCTGATACAAAACAACCAAAATTTTTGGTGTATTCACATGCTAGAAATCCAGTGATAGCAAGGGAAAACATGAAAAATCTTATAGAAAAAATTAGACAATATCAAAAGGTGTAG